A genomic stretch from Gemmatimonadaceae bacterium includes:
- the ispF gene encoding 2-C-methyl-D-erythritol 2,4-cyclodiphosphate synthase yields the protein MSYRTGIGYDSHRFAAGGPMRLGGVDIPGDLRLSGHSDADAICHAVTDALLGAASLGDIGSMFPDTDPANRGRDSIEMLALALDRLRARGHRVINVDVTVISERPKIGPHRDAIRARLAATLGVGVDMVSVKGKTNEGMGFVGRGEGLACIAIATIA from the coding sequence ATGAGCTACCGCACCGGGATCGGGTACGACTCGCATCGCTTCGCGGCCGGGGGCCCGATGCGCCTCGGGGGCGTGGATATCCCCGGTGACCTGCGGCTGAGCGGGCACTCCGACGCCGACGCCATTTGCCACGCCGTGACCGACGCGCTGCTCGGCGCGGCGTCGCTCGGCGACATCGGGTCGATGTTCCCGGACACCGACCCGGCCAACCGTGGCCGCGATTCGATCGAGATGCTGGCGCTCGCTCTCGATCGGCTGCGTGCCCGGGGACACCGGGTGATCAACGTGGACGTCACCGTGATTTCGGAACGGCCAAAGATCGGCCCGCATCGGGACGCGATCCGCGCGCGGCTCGCCGCCACGCTGGGCGTCGGTGTCGACATGGTGAGCGTCAAGGGAAAGACGAACGAAGGCATGGGATTCGTGGGTCGCGGCGAGGGCCTTGCCTGCATCGCCATCGCCACCATCGCCTGA
- a CDS encoding DedA family protein — protein MGSLDAALTWLAAQPQGALLSLMAALSAVENLFPPIPADVLVAFGAFIAARAGHSSVPAFLAVWLGNMAGVALMYTLGRRFGAARIEARYHLDATGSADRRLQLAYRKYGTFALFLSRFVPGVRAVVPPVAGALRVPAIRAHLAMGAASGIWYGAITLLATRAGTNWELLRTSVASFGSWSAAAAALGFALLGGAIWWRRRRVRRPAA, from the coding sequence ATGGGCAGCCTCGATGCCGCCCTCACCTGGCTCGCGGCGCAACCGCAGGGCGCGTTGCTCTCGCTCATGGCTGCCCTGTCCGCGGTGGAGAATCTCTTTCCGCCGATCCCGGCCGACGTGCTCGTGGCCTTTGGCGCCTTCATCGCGGCCCGGGCCGGACATTCGTCGGTCCCTGCGTTCCTTGCCGTGTGGCTCGGGAACATGGCGGGCGTGGCGCTGATGTATACGCTGGGCCGGCGTTTCGGCGCGGCCCGCATCGAGGCGCGATACCACCTCGATGCCACGGGGAGCGCGGATCGGCGACTCCAGCTCGCCTATCGAAAGTACGGCACGTTTGCGCTCTTCCTTTCGCGGTTTGTCCCTGGCGTGCGCGCGGTCGTCCCCCCGGTGGCGGGCGCCCTGCGCGTACCGGCCATACGCGCGCACCTGGCGATGGGAGCCGCGTCGGGGATCTGGTACGGCGCGATCACGCTGCTGGCCACGCGCGCCGGGACCAACTGGGAGTTGCTGCGGACCTCGGTCGCGAGCTTTGGTTCGTGGAGCGCCGCTGCGGCCGCGCTGGGCTTTGCCCTCCTCGGAGGCGCCATCTGGTGGCGTCGTCGCCGTGTCCGCCGCCCCGCTGCCTGA
- the xerD gene encoding site-specific tyrosine recombinase XerD, translating into MPSSEAPSGGVVAVSAAPLPDDIALAWALERFDDWLSLEQGASPRTREAYGRDVQRLTVYALTQGVRAPVALTPAQLRTWVWHLKDIGLGTLSIRRNVSAVRTYFRFLLGEGAVTSDPSDRIELPRPARELPDVLTSDEVDRLIAAVPQGHALYFRDKAMLELAYGAGLRVSEWIGIQVRDLLFDNDVVRIMGKGSKERLVPIGRSAVAAVSIYLRELRPRLERGEGKGVLFLNARGRPLSRMGAWDVLRRAVERAGIEKHVSPHTLRHSFATHLLEGGADLRAVQEMLGHADISTTQVYTHINREYLRSVHRTYHPRG; encoded by the coding sequence TTGCCCTCCTCGGAGGCGCCATCTGGTGGCGTCGTCGCCGTGTCCGCCGCCCCGCTGCCTGACGACATCGCCCTGGCGTGGGCGCTCGAACGGTTCGACGACTGGCTCTCGCTCGAGCAGGGCGCTTCGCCACGAACGCGCGAAGCCTACGGCCGCGACGTCCAGCGGCTCACCGTCTACGCGCTGACGCAAGGCGTGAGGGCGCCTGTCGCGCTCACACCCGCGCAGTTGCGCACGTGGGTCTGGCACCTCAAGGACATCGGGCTGGGTACGCTGAGCATTCGACGCAACGTGTCCGCTGTGCGCACCTACTTCCGGTTTCTGCTGGGGGAAGGGGCGGTCACGAGTGACCCGAGCGACCGGATCGAGTTGCCGCGCCCCGCGCGCGAACTCCCCGACGTGCTGACGAGTGACGAGGTCGACCGGCTCATCGCCGCCGTGCCCCAGGGACACGCGCTGTACTTCCGTGACAAGGCCATGCTGGAACTGGCGTACGGCGCCGGACTGCGGGTCTCCGAATGGATCGGCATCCAGGTCCGTGATCTGCTGTTCGACAACGACGTCGTCCGGATCATGGGCAAGGGCTCGAAGGAGCGACTCGTACCGATCGGCCGGAGCGCGGTGGCGGCCGTCTCGATCTACCTGCGCGAACTCCGGCCGCGCCTCGAACGCGGCGAGGGGAAGGGCGTGCTGTTCCTCAATGCGCGGGGGCGTCCGCTCTCACGGATGGGGGCGTGGGACGTGCTCCGTCGCGCGGTGGAGCGTGCGGGCATCGAGAAGCACGTCTCTCCGCACACCTTGCGACACTCGTTCGCCACGCACCTCCTCGAAGGGGGCGCCGACCTGCGCGCCGTGCAGGAGATGCTGGGGCACGCCGACATCTCGACCACGCAAGTGTACACGCACATCAATCGCGAGTACCTGCGCAGCGTGCACCGGACCTATCATCCGCGAGGGTAG
- the kdsB gene encoding 3-deoxy-manno-octulosonate cytidylyltransferase, whose protein sequence is MKVLAVIPARLGATRLPRKPLRLIAGVPLINRVLGRVVSLGVADAVVVATDSTDIEAVVRSAGGTAVLTRGDHPSGTDRMAEVARRPEYRDFEVLLNVQGDEPFVTADALRGAVEMVRERGFPLGTAATLAPPAVLRDPGVVKVVCASDGRALYFSRAPIPWCRDAVDVMEQERLIRQHVGVYACRREALFAWVALPPHPLERVERLEQLRALAGGLAMGVALVDPLPAGGIDTEDDLERANARWTDLYAGRP, encoded by the coding sequence TTGAAGGTCCTGGCGGTCATTCCAGCCAGGCTCGGGGCCACGCGCCTCCCACGCAAGCCGCTCCGGCTCATCGCTGGCGTCCCCCTGATCAACCGGGTGCTCGGGCGAGTCGTCTCGCTCGGTGTGGCGGATGCGGTCGTGGTGGCCACCGACAGCACAGACATCGAGGCCGTGGTTCGCTCGGCGGGGGGTACGGCGGTCCTGACGCGCGGGGACCATCCCTCCGGGACGGACCGCATGGCCGAGGTGGCTCGGCGCCCGGAGTATCGCGACTTCGAGGTGCTTCTCAACGTGCAAGGCGACGAGCCGTTCGTGACGGCCGACGCGTTGCGCGGCGCTGTGGAGATGGTGCGGGAGCGGGGATTTCCGCTCGGCACCGCGGCCACGCTCGCGCCCCCGGCGGTCCTTCGCGACCCTGGCGTCGTGAAGGTCGTATGCGCCTCCGATGGGCGTGCGTTGTATTTTTCGCGGGCGCCGATTCCCTGGTGTCGCGACGCGGTTGACGTCATGGAACAGGAGCGGCTCATCCGTCAGCACGTGGGCGTCTATGCGTGCCGTCGGGAGGCGCTGTTCGCGTGGGTCGCGCTCCCGCCGCACCCGCTGGAGCGCGTCGAACGGCTCGAACAGTTGCGCGCGCTGGCCGGCGGTCTGGCCATGGGCGTCGCGCTGGTGGATCCGCTGCCAGCCGGCGGCATTGATACCGAAGACGATCTCGAGCGCGCGAACGCGCGCTGGACAGACCTCTACGCTGGACGGCCCTGA
- a CDS encoding CTP synthase, with protein MTRFIFVTGGVVSSLGKGIAAASLGRLLVERGQRVSIMKFDPYLNVDPGTMSPFQHGEVFVTDDGAETDLDLGHYERFIDRSLSQLNNVTTGRIYLNVITKERRGEYLGSTVQVIPHITDEIKSHIKRMAPGNDVVIVEIGGTVGDIESLPFLEAIRQFRQEVGKQNTLFIHLTLVPYIAAAGEVKTKPTQHSVRELMEIGIQPDVLICRAEQPLSEDVKRKIALFCNVEFGNVIESVDVPTIYQIPLAFHEQGLDERVMQRLDLTGRQPDLSQWEVIVNRVVHPRDKVRIAVVGKYTQYIDSYKSVQEALIHGGIANDVGVEMVWTSSDDFTSPERAREILSGFHGLLVPGGFGVRGVEGMVEAIRAARETRLPFFGICLGMQVAIIEFARHVLGLAESHSSEFEPACAHPVIALLEEQKHVTELGGTMRLGAYPCCLQKGSKVAEIYGVGEVSERHRHRYEVSNAYRDQFAEHGLRLSGLSPDESLVEIVEHASHPWFIGCQFHPELQSRPTRPHPLFASFIGAAVRQRKARAHTGEHVLVDAAD; from the coding sequence GTGACGCGCTTCATCTTCGTGACCGGCGGCGTGGTTTCGTCGCTCGGCAAGGGCATTGCCGCCGCGTCGCTCGGTCGGTTGCTGGTCGAGCGCGGCCAGCGGGTGTCGATCATGAAGTTCGACCCCTACCTCAACGTCGATCCCGGCACGATGTCGCCGTTCCAGCACGGTGAGGTGTTCGTGACCGACGACGGCGCCGAGACCGACCTCGACCTCGGGCACTACGAGCGGTTCATCGATCGGTCGCTGTCACAGCTCAACAACGTCACGACGGGGCGCATCTACCTCAACGTGATCACCAAGGAACGGCGCGGGGAGTACCTGGGATCGACGGTGCAGGTGATCCCGCACATCACCGACGAGATCAAGTCGCACATCAAGCGCATGGCACCCGGGAACGACGTGGTGATCGTCGAGATCGGGGGCACGGTCGGCGATATCGAGTCGCTGCCGTTTCTCGAGGCGATCCGTCAGTTCCGGCAGGAGGTCGGCAAGCAGAACACGCTGTTCATTCACCTGACGCTCGTGCCCTACATCGCGGCTGCGGGCGAGGTGAAGACCAAGCCGACGCAGCATTCGGTGCGCGAGCTGATGGAGATCGGTATCCAGCCCGACGTCCTCATCTGCCGCGCGGAGCAGCCGCTGTCCGAAGACGTGAAGCGCAAGATCGCGCTCTTCTGCAACGTGGAGTTCGGGAACGTCATCGAGAGCGTCGACGTGCCCACGATCTACCAGATCCCGCTCGCGTTCCACGAGCAGGGGCTCGATGAGCGCGTGATGCAGCGCCTCGACCTCACCGGCCGTCAACCCGACCTCAGCCAGTGGGAGGTCATCGTCAACCGGGTCGTCCATCCGCGCGACAAGGTGCGCATCGCGGTCGTCGGCAAGTACACGCAGTACATCGACAGCTACAAGAGCGTGCAGGAGGCCCTGATCCACGGCGGCATCGCCAACGACGTCGGCGTGGAAATGGTCTGGACGTCGAGCGATGACTTCACCTCACCCGAACGGGCGCGGGAGATCCTGTCCGGATTCCACGGGCTGCTGGTTCCCGGCGGTTTTGGCGTGCGCGGAGTCGAAGGCATGGTCGAGGCGATCCGCGCCGCGCGAGAGACTCGCCTGCCATTCTTCGGCATTTGCCTGGGCATGCAGGTGGCCATCATCGAGTTCGCGCGCCACGTCCTGGGCCTTGCCGAATCGCATTCGAGCGAGTTCGAGCCGGCGTGTGCGCACCCGGTGATCGCCCTGCTCGAGGAGCAAAAGCACGTGACGGAGCTCGGAGGCACCATGCGGCTCGGCGCCTATCCCTGCTGCCTGCAGAAGGGCTCGAAGGTGGCCGAGATCTACGGCGTCGGCGAGGTCAGCGAGCGACATCGCCATCGCTACGAAGTCTCCAACGCCTATCGCGACCAGTTCGCCGAACACGGCCTCCGTCTCAGTGGCCTCTCACCCGACGAGTCGCTGGTGGAGATCGTGGAGCACGCGTCGCACCCGTGGTTCATCGGATGCCAGTTCCACCCCGAGCTGCAGTCTCGCCCGACGCGGCCACACCCGCTGTTCGCTTCATTCATCGGCGCGGCGGTCAGGCAGCGCAAGGCGCGCGCGCACACGGGTGAGCACGTGCTCGTGGACGCTGCGGACTGA
- the kdsA gene encoding 3-deoxy-8-phosphooctulonate synthase encodes MAPGFPRGSLFLIAGPCVVEDDALNLQVGEALARLAPLLPGGVIFKASFDKANRSNAAAARGPGMDAGLASLARVRAATGLPLLTDVHLPEQCAAAAEVVDYLQIPAFLCRQTDLLEAAGATGRAVNVKKGQWMHPEGMSGAVDKVEGARRAAGHTRADDPRSSPIAVTERGTFFGYGDLVVDVRAFARLRESTGHPVIFDGTHSVQQPGRGQGGASGGLREHIPTLVLAAAAAGVDGIFLETHPDPARAPSDGANMLPLDQLEGLLRRMVAVWQAARA; translated from the coding sequence ATGGCGCCGGGATTCCCGCGGGGCTCGCTGTTCCTCATCGCCGGCCCGTGCGTGGTCGAGGACGATGCCCTGAACCTCCAGGTAGGCGAAGCGCTGGCGCGCCTCGCCCCGCTGCTGCCCGGAGGCGTCATCTTCAAGGCGTCGTTCGACAAGGCCAACCGATCGAATGCCGCCGCCGCTCGCGGACCCGGGATGGACGCGGGCCTGGCGAGTCTCGCGCGCGTTCGTGCGGCCACCGGTTTGCCGCTCCTGACCGACGTGCACCTGCCGGAGCAGTGCGCCGCGGCCGCGGAGGTCGTCGACTACCTGCAGATCCCCGCCTTTCTGTGTCGGCAGACTGACCTGCTGGAGGCCGCGGGCGCCACGGGCCGTGCGGTGAACGTCAAGAAGGGGCAATGGATGCATCCCGAAGGGATGTCTGGCGCAGTCGACAAGGTGGAGGGCGCACGGCGCGCCGCCGGGCACACCCGGGCCGACGATCCGCGTTCCTCACCGATCGCCGTGACGGAGCGGGGCACCTTCTTCGGCTACGGCGACCTCGTCGTCGACGTTCGCGCGTTTGCCCGCCTTCGCGAGTCCACGGGCCACCCCGTGATCTTCGACGGCACGCACTCGGTGCAGCAGCCGGGAAGGGGACAGGGGGGGGCGAGCGGTGGCCTGCGCGAACATATCCCGACGCTGGTGCTCGCCGCCGCCGCGGCGGGCGTCGATGGCATCTTCCTCGAAACCCATCCCGACCCAGCGCGCGCGCCGAGCGATGGCGCCAACATGCTCCCGCTCGATCAGCTCGAGGGGCTGCTCCGACGCATGGTGGCGGTGTGGCAGGCGGCGCGCGCGTGA
- a CDS encoding HAD hydrolase family protein has translation MGATPEGRDLAQRIRLVAFDVDGVLTDGGVYLGDVQGQRLEFKRYHIQDGLGMKLLQRAGIKVAIITGRVSESVALRAAELGVDAVVQDVHARKLPALQRIAGEHGIALADVAFVGDDLPDVGPMRVVGLPVVVANASADGLEAARFVLQRNGGDGAVREFCEALLRARGVWDVLAGGWVESRAREVPA, from the coding sequence ATCGGCGCGACGCCAGAGGGCCGCGACCTTGCCCAGCGCATCAGGCTCGTCGCCTTCGATGTCGACGGCGTGTTGACTGACGGAGGGGTCTACCTCGGCGACGTGCAGGGGCAGCGCCTCGAGTTCAAGCGATATCACATTCAGGATGGCCTCGGGATGAAGTTGCTGCAGCGCGCGGGGATCAAGGTCGCCATCATCACCGGGCGCGTGTCCGAGAGCGTGGCGCTGCGTGCTGCCGAACTGGGCGTCGACGCCGTCGTGCAGGATGTCCACGCGCGCAAGCTGCCGGCCCTGCAGCGCATCGCTGGTGAGCATGGGATCGCCCTGGCCGATGTGGCGTTTGTCGGTGACGACCTCCCCGATGTCGGCCCGATGCGCGTCGTGGGTCTGCCGGTCGTGGTGGCCAACGCGTCGGCCGACGGGCTCGAGGCCGCGCGGTTCGTGTTGCAGCGCAACGGGGGTGATGGCGCGGTCCGCGAGTTCTGCGAAGCACTCCTGCGCGCCCGAGGCGTGTGGGATGTGCTCGCCGGGGGCTGGGTGGAGAGTCGCGCGCGCGAGGTGCCCGCGTGA
- a CDS encoding KpsF/GutQ family sugar-phosphate isomerase, translated as METEALVEVERRIGPSFVRAVELITAAHGRVIVSGVGKSGIIARKIAATLTSTGTPTTFLHPTESLHGDLGIVDGDDVAILLSKSGESEEILTLLAHLKRFGTRTIALTSNTDSTLGLECDAALDAWVREEACPHDLAPTTSTTAALALGDALAVVILDQKGFRREDFARLHPGGALGRKLLMRVHAVMERHDLPLADAATPIREAVVLLARRRGIVVVVEGGRRVAGVFTAGDLTRHMQAVDDPFGGAIGEVMTRSPRVAHAEELASAVVYRMEQSGIMAMPVVDQDGLVVGVVHLHDLMRAGVA; from the coding sequence ATGGAGACCGAGGCGCTCGTCGAGGTGGAGCGCAGGATCGGCCCCTCCTTCGTTCGGGCGGTCGAGCTGATCACGGCAGCCCATGGCCGGGTGATCGTGAGCGGAGTCGGCAAGTCGGGCATCATCGCCCGCAAGATCGCCGCGACGCTCACCTCGACCGGCACGCCCACGACCTTCCTGCACCCGACCGAATCCCTGCACGGCGACCTCGGCATCGTGGACGGCGACGACGTCGCGATCCTGCTGTCCAAGAGCGGAGAGAGCGAGGAGATCCTCACGCTCCTGGCACACCTCAAACGGTTCGGCACCCGCACCATCGCCCTCACCTCCAACACCGACTCGACGCTCGGTCTCGAGTGCGACGCGGCGCTGGACGCGTGGGTGCGCGAAGAAGCCTGTCCCCACGACCTGGCGCCGACGACCAGCACCACCGCCGCGCTCGCGTTAGGTGACGCGCTCGCCGTCGTGATCCTCGACCAGAAGGGGTTCCGTCGCGAGGACTTTGCCCGCCTGCACCCCGGGGGTGCGCTGGGCCGCAAGCTCCTGATGCGCGTGCATGCCGTCATGGAGCGCCACGACCTGCCGCTGGCCGACGCGGCCACGCCGATCCGCGAGGCGGTCGTGCTGCTCGCCAGGCGACGCGGCATCGTTGTCGTGGTGGAAGGCGGACGGCGGGTCGCCGGCGTCTTCACGGCGGGCGATCTCACGCGGCACATGCAGGCCGTCGATGATCCGTTCGGAGGGGCGATCGGCGAGGTGATGACACGGTCTCCGCGCGTGGCGCACGCCGAGGAACTTGCCTCCGCCGTGGTGTACCGGATGGAGCAATCCGGCATCATGGCGATGCCGGTCGTCGACCAGGACGGGCTCGTGGTGGGAGTCGTCCACTTGCACGACCTCATGCGAGCCGGAGTGGCATGA
- the lptC gene encoding LPS export ABC transporter periplasmic protein LptC: protein MTLPHRGILLAMALCGPVACRDAGVPQAAPAATAADSADQVMFGVHFFVTDAGLRRAEVRADTALTYEENTRTELRKVNATFFTAQGAQNATLTSQQGTYNTRIGSMEARGDVVVKSTDGRTLTSPHLRFDPTRNEISSDSAFVLTEKTGRITRGIGFISDPDLNSVRVLKGAQSTGHQVTIPRR, encoded by the coding sequence ATGACCCTACCTCACCGAGGCATCCTCCTCGCCATGGCCCTCTGCGGCCCGGTCGCCTGTCGTGATGCCGGCGTGCCCCAGGCCGCGCCCGCGGCCACGGCGGCCGACTCCGCCGATCAGGTGATGTTCGGCGTGCACTTCTTCGTGACCGATGCCGGCCTGCGGCGCGCTGAGGTCCGCGCCGATACCGCGCTCACCTACGAGGAGAACACACGCACCGAGTTGCGAAAGGTGAACGCCACGTTCTTCACGGCGCAGGGCGCCCAGAACGCCACCCTTACGTCGCAACAGGGCACGTACAACACGCGGATCGGCAGCATGGAGGCCCGGGGCGACGTCGTGGTGAAATCGACCGACGGGCGGACGCTGACCTCGCCGCACCTGCGCTTCGACCCGACGCGCAACGAAATCTCCTCCGACAGCGCGTTCGTCCTCACCGAGAAGACCGGGCGCATCACGCGCGGCATTGGCTTCATCAGCGATCCCGACCTGAACTCCGTGCGCGTCCTCAAGGGCGCGCAGTCCACGGGCCACCAGGTCACCATTCCGCGTCGATGA
- the lptB gene encoding LPS export ABC transporter ATP-binding protein, producing the protein MGQPLRLSPAVWAAIAPQRGDVAETLRRTGEHAVLAPPTPRGSDAIPAPSGSVIEARGLVKVYRRRRVVNDVAFRLQQGEIVGLLGPNGAGKTTTFYMIVGLIPPLEGTIHMDGVDITRMPMYRRARLGIGYLSQEPSIFRKLTVEDNLLAILETLPLTRDERRARLEGLLDELRIKHLRQSRAYALSGGERRRLEITRALVSSPKFMMLDEPFAGVDPIAVHDIQSIVAGLRHRGIGVLISDHNVEQTLDIVDRAYIMFDGQVKVSGTVRELVFDEEVSRIYLGPTLTARLRERFATEDAVR; encoded by the coding sequence ATGGGCCAGCCGCTGCGTCTGTCGCCGGCGGTTTGGGCGGCCATTGCGCCCCAGCGAGGCGACGTCGCCGAGACGCTTCGTCGCACGGGTGAACATGCCGTCCTCGCCCCGCCGACGCCGCGCGGGAGCGACGCGATCCCGGCACCCTCCGGCTCCGTGATCGAGGCGCGAGGGCTGGTGAAGGTGTATCGTCGTCGGCGCGTGGTGAACGATGTCGCCTTTCGATTGCAGCAGGGCGAGATCGTTGGACTCCTGGGCCCCAACGGCGCGGGAAAGACGACCACGTTCTACATGATCGTCGGCCTGATCCCGCCGCTCGAAGGGACCATCCACATGGACGGTGTCGATATCACGCGCATGCCGATGTATCGACGAGCGCGGCTGGGCATCGGCTATCTTTCGCAGGAGCCGTCGATCTTCCGGAAACTGACGGTCGAGGACAACCTGCTGGCGATTCTCGAAACGTTGCCTCTCACCCGGGACGAGCGTCGAGCTCGGTTAGAGGGACTGCTGGATGAACTGCGGATCAAGCATCTTCGTCAGAGCCGGGCATACGCCCTGTCCGGCGGAGAGCGGCGCCGGCTCGAGATCACGCGAGCGCTGGTGTCGTCGCCGAAGTTCATGATGCTGGACGAACCCTTTGCCGGGGTCGATCCGATCGCGGTGCACGATATCCAGTCCATCGTCGCCGGGCTTCGGCATCGGGGGATCGGGGTGCTCATCAGCGATCACAACGTGGAACAGACGCTCGATATCGTGGACCGCGCGTACATCATGTTCGATGGCCAGGTCAAGGTCTCCGGGACCGTGCGCGAACTCGTCTTTGACGAGGAAGTGTCGCGCATCTACCTCGGGCCCACGCTGACGGCGCGGCTTCGCGAGCGCTTCGCCACCGAGGACGCCGTCCGATGA
- the rpoN gene encoding RNA polymerase factor sigma-54 produces the protein MRAGLGQSASLRQELKINPRLYQAMDLLYMPLLDLQQHLKQELLVNPFLEMIEPEEEEGEEEDTTTENDEGPVDLSEPESATPELESQKNETVDWEEILLDGFASDGPREEHEEREYFEPVSVETRDLSDHLKDQISLLELTPRELLLADEFVGNVNEDGYLTCALEEIQGSINEVVARAAEKEGFEGELPFYTAEEMQAMLEVVQRLDPSGVGARDLRECLLLQLADARQEDSLQYRLVRDAFEELIAHRWSEISKRFGISPADVQRAADEIAKLDPKPGLRYSAGNDGYIVPDLVVEKIDGAYHVFVNDANLPRLKLSRAYQEIARDKKKFDGENKEFISTKLNSANWMIQAIEQRRQTMLKVMNYIVERQRDYFEKGVRALKPLTLREVADVIGMHESTVSRVTNEKFVQTPRGVLPLKFFFSSGLSTTGGEDVSARGIRDQIEKLVSSEDPRNPLTDQAIVNILRDGGVHIARRTVAKYRDQLGVLSARMRKRV, from the coding sequence ATGAGGGCAGGGCTCGGCCAGAGTGCCTCACTCCGGCAGGAGCTCAAGATCAATCCACGCCTGTACCAGGCGATGGACCTGCTCTACATGCCCCTCCTCGACCTCCAGCAGCACCTCAAGCAGGAGCTGCTGGTGAACCCCTTCCTCGAGATGATCGAGCCCGAGGAAGAAGAAGGCGAGGAAGAGGACACGACCACGGAGAACGACGAAGGTCCGGTCGATCTCTCCGAACCCGAGTCGGCGACCCCGGAACTCGAGTCGCAGAAGAACGAGACCGTCGACTGGGAGGAGATCCTCCTCGACGGATTCGCGTCGGACGGGCCACGTGAGGAGCACGAGGAGCGCGAGTACTTCGAACCGGTCTCCGTCGAGACCCGTGACCTGAGCGACCACCTCAAGGACCAGATCTCGCTGCTCGAACTCACCCCGCGCGAACTGCTCCTCGCCGACGAGTTCGTCGGGAACGTCAACGAAGACGGGTACCTCACCTGCGCGCTCGAGGAGATCCAGGGCAGTATCAACGAGGTCGTGGCGCGCGCCGCCGAAAAAGAAGGGTTCGAGGGCGAGCTGCCCTTCTACACGGCGGAGGAGATGCAGGCCATGCTCGAAGTGGTCCAGCGGCTCGATCCCTCAGGGGTCGGGGCGCGGGATCTGCGCGAATGCCTCCTGCTGCAACTCGCCGATGCGCGACAGGAAGACTCGCTCCAGTACCGCCTCGTTCGGGACGCCTTCGAGGAACTGATCGCCCACCGGTGGAGCGAGATCTCCAAGCGGTTCGGGATCAGCCCAGCCGACGTCCAGCGTGCGGCCGACGAGATCGCCAAGCTCGACCCAAAGCCCGGGCTGCGCTATTCGGCCGGCAACGACGGCTACATCGTGCCCGATCTCGTCGTCGAGAAGATCGATGGCGCGTACCACGTCTTCGTCAACGACGCCAACCTGCCGCGGCTCAAGCTGTCCCGGGCCTACCAGGAGATTGCCCGCGACAAGAAGAAGTTTGACGGCGAGAACAAGGAGTTCATCTCGACCAAGCTCAACTCGGCGAACTGGATGATCCAGGCCATCGAGCAGCGCCGGCAGACGATGCTCAAGGTCATGAACTACATCGTCGAACGGCAGCGGGACTACTTCGAGAAGGGTGTGCGCGCCCTCAAGCCCCTCACCCTGCGTGAGGTGGCCGACGTGATCGGTATGCACGAGAGCACCGTGAGCCGCGTGACCAACGAGAAGTTCGTGCAGACGCCGCGCGGCGTGCTGCCGCTCAAGTTCTTCTTCTCGTCGGGCCTGTCGACCACCGGCGGCGAAGACGTCTCGGCGCGCGGCATTCGCGACCAGATCGAGAAGCTGGTGTCCAGCGAAGACCCAAGGAATCCGCTCACCGACCAGGCCATCGTGAACATCCTGCGTGACGGCGGCGTGCACATCGCCCGGCGTACCGTGGCCAAGTACCGCGACCAGCTTGGCGTGCTGTCGGCACGCATGCGGAAGCGCGTCTGA